In 'Nostoc azollae' 0708, the following are encoded in one genomic region:
- a CDS encoding carotenoid oxygenase family protein, whose product MQTIDKKSNKKSWAKAISQPATEFPPTQLSVLAGKIPDGLRGTLYRNGAARLERGGVSVGHWFDGDGAILAVHFTDAGATGVYRYVQTAGYQEETARGKWLYGNYGMTAPGAIWNQWRKPVKHTANTSVLALPDQLLALWEGDNPYALDLESLETKGLNNLGGLAKGQPYSAHPKIDYGTGEIFNFGMSPGPNAILHIYKSDFTGKILKKAKLTLKGFPIIHDFVLAGQYLVFFAPAVRLNIWSVLFGTSTYSDSLTWQPDQGTKIIVIDRETLSVVSRGVTDPWFQWHFANGYVDDSGTVIIDFAKYADFQTNEYLRQVATGETQTVPKNTLTRVQVNPQSGKVTGIETLLNRTCEFPHVPTKNVGKFSRYSYMSIFREGTDTKGEILNSIASFDHQTATLTEANLRENLYPSEPIYAPDHQNSHRGWVLTVVYDGNTDSSEVWLFNSNTLGGGSPRLDEEPVCKIGLPSVIPHSFHGTWKPGD is encoded by the coding sequence ATGCAAACAATTGATAAAAAGTCAAATAAAAAAAGTTGGGCAAAAGCTATATCTCAACCTGCAACTGAATTTCCTCCTACACAATTATCTGTTCTCGCGGGTAAAATCCCTGATGGTCTACGGGGTACACTTTACCGCAACGGTGCAGCCAGATTAGAACGGGGTGGTGTATCAGTAGGACACTGGTTTGATGGGGATGGGGCTATTTTAGCTGTCCATTTTACCGATGCTGGTGCTACCGGGGTTTATCGCTATGTGCAGACTGCTGGTTATCAAGAAGAAACTGCTAGGGGTAAGTGGCTGTATGGTAATTATGGTATGACTGCACCGGGGGCTATTTGGAATCAATGGCGAAAACCAGTCAAACACACAGCGAATACTTCGGTTTTGGCATTACCTGATCAACTTTTAGCCTTATGGGAAGGGGATAATCCCTATGCACTAGATTTAGAGTCTTTAGAGACCAAAGGTTTAAATAATTTAGGTGGTTTGGCTAAAGGACAACCCTATTCTGCTCATCCTAAAATTGACTATGGAACAGGAGAAATCTTTAATTTTGGCATGAGTCCGGGTCCTAATGCCATACTGCATATTTATAAAAGTGACTTCACTGGTAAGATTCTCAAAAAAGCAAAGTTGACCTTAAAAGGTTTTCCCATAATACATGATTTTGTGTTAGCAGGACAATATTTAGTATTTTTTGCTCCTGCGGTGCGGTTAAATATTTGGTCTGTTCTGTTTGGAACTAGTACCTATAGTGATTCCTTAACCTGGCAACCGGATCAGGGAACTAAGATTATAGTGATTGATAGAGAAACTTTGTCTGTAGTCAGTCGTGGTGTAACTGATCCTTGGTTTCAGTGGCATTTTGCTAATGGTTATGTTGATGATAGCGGTACAGTAATTATTGATTTTGCGAAATATGCAGATTTTCAGACTAATGAATATTTGCGCCAAGTAGCGACCGGGGAAACTCAAACAGTTCCTAAAAATACTTTGACGCGGGTACAAGTTAATCCACAATCTGGCAAAGTAACGGGAATTGAAACTTTGTTAAATAGAACTTGTGAATTTCCTCATGTTCCTACCAAAAATGTGGGTAAGTTCTCTCGTTATAGCTATATGTCTATTTTTCGGGAAGGAACAGATACAAAGGGAGAAATCTTAAATAGCATTGCTAGTTTTGATCATCAAACTGCAACTCTGACAGAAGCTAATTTACGTGAAAATCTTTATCCTTCTGAACCTATTTATGCTCCTGATCATCAAAATTCCCACCGAGGTTGGGTCTTAACTGTGGTTTATGATGGTAATACTGATAGTAGCGAAGTTTGGCTATTTAATAGCAATACTCTAGGTGGGGGCAGTCCACGCTTGGATGAAGAACCAGTTTGTAAAATAGGATTACCCAGCGTTATTCCCCACAGCTTCCACGGTACTTGGAAACCTGGGGACTAG
- a CDS encoding lysophospholipid acyltransferase family protein: MLQIKHTQNTKPGWSLEERDPKFIENLMPILGILYNYYFQVQTSGWENIPEGKVLFVGSHNGGLASPDTSMMLYDWLRRFGTQKPIYGLMHPKVWEVFPPAAEMAMKGGAIMAHPKMAYAALRSGASILVYPGGAEDVFRPHQMRDKIYFADRQGFIKVALRENVPIVPAISWGAHDTLIVLTDLYKIMQQFHKWGMPWLFDVDPLVFPVYLGLPWGLAVGPLPNIPLPVRMYTRVCPPIVFERYGKEAASDRTYVNKCYELVKNQMQQQLDNLIKLASEERV, from the coding sequence ATGTTACAAATAAAACATACCCAGAATACAAAACCAGGGTGGTCTTTGGAGGAGCGAGATCCAAAGTTCATTGAAAATCTCATGCCTATATTGGGCATTTTGTATAACTACTATTTTCAAGTCCAAACTAGTGGCTGGGAAAATATCCCAGAAGGAAAAGTCCTCTTTGTCGGTTCTCACAACGGGGGACTCGCATCACCGGATACATCAATGATGCTGTACGACTGGTTGCGTCGGTTTGGTACCCAAAAACCAATTTACGGTTTGATGCATCCGAAAGTCTGGGAAGTTTTTCCCCCAGCGGCAGAAATGGCTATGAAAGGCGGTGCTATTATGGCTCATCCCAAAATGGCTTATGCTGCTTTGCGTTCTGGAGCTAGTATATTAGTTTATCCTGGTGGAGCAGAGGATGTATTTCGACCTCATCAAATGCGAGATAAGATTTACTTCGCTGACCGTCAGGGTTTTATAAAAGTAGCACTGCGGGAGAATGTACCGATTGTTCCAGCAATTTCCTGGGGAGCCCATGACACCTTGATTGTGTTAACTGATTTGTATAAAATTATGCAGCAATTTCATAAATGGGGTATGCCTTGGCTTTTTGATGTAGATCCCTTAGTGTTTCCTGTTTATTTGGGATTACCTTGGGGTTTAGCTGTCGGGCCTCTGCCTAATATTCCTTTGCCTGTGCGGATGTATACCAGGGTTTGTCCACCCATAGTTTTTGAACGCTATGGAAAAGAAGCGGCAAGCGATCGCACTTATGTGAATAAATGCTATGAATTAGTCAAAAACCAAATGCAGCAACAATTGGATAATTTAATCAAGTTAGCAAGTGAAGAAAGGGTGTAG
- a CDS encoding HhoA/HhoB/HtrA family serine endopeptidase, whose translation MQIFKLPRSIRQVSTHVLAIFLGVLLTVTSLEVLPSQAEPAPPLVPQKSSPVAAAIGNSSFVTAAVNRVGPAVVRIDTERTITRPTDPLMDDPFLRRFFGDGFPQQSPTEQLRGLGSGFIFDKSGIVLTNAHVVDQADKVTVRLKDGRTFEGKVKGIDEVTDLAVVKINAGNDLPVASLGSSQNVQVGDWAIAVGNPLGFDNTVTLGIISTLKRSSAQVGISDKRLDFIQTDAAINPGNSGGPLLNAEGEVIGINTAIRADAMGIGFAIPIDKAKAIATQLQRDGKVAHPYLGVQMVTLTPQLAQQNNIDPNSMFEIPEVRGVLVMRVVPGSPAATAGIRRGDVIVKIDDQVITSADQLQRVVEDSRLGQTFQLKVQRGNQTQILSVRTAELKDIQ comes from the coding sequence ATGCAAATTTTCAAATTACCCCGGTCTATACGCCAAGTTAGTACCCATGTTTTAGCGATTTTCCTAGGAGTTTTGCTGACGGTTACTTCTTTGGAAGTTTTGCCATCTCAAGCTGAACCTGCTCCTCCTCTGGTTCCTCAAAAATCATCTCCTGTGGCTGCGGCTATTGGTAATAGTAGTTTTGTGACGGCTGCAGTGAATCGTGTTGGACCGGCTGTGGTCAGGATTGATACAGAACGGACGATTACTCGTCCTACTGATCCTTTGATGGATGACCCGTTTTTGCGGAGGTTTTTTGGTGATGGGTTTCCTCAACAGTCACCGACTGAACAATTACGCGGTCTGGGTTCTGGGTTTATTTTCGATAAAAGCGGGATAGTTCTGACTAATGCTCATGTAGTTGATCAAGCTGATAAGGTGACAGTCCGCCTCAAAGATGGCCGCACTTTTGAAGGTAAAGTTAAAGGTATTGATGAAGTGACTGATTTGGCGGTGGTTAAGATTAATGCTGGTAATGATTTACCTGTTGCTTCTTTAGGTTCTTCTCAGAATGTCCAGGTGGGAGACTGGGCGATCGCAGTGGGAAATCCTTTAGGATTTGATAATACTGTAACTTTAGGTATTATTAGTACCTTAAAACGTTCTAGTGCCCAAGTGGGAATTAGTGATAAACGTTTAGATTTCATTCAAACTGATGCTGCTATTAACCCTGGTAACTCCGGTGGTCCTTTATTAAATGCTGAAGGAGAAGTGATTGGGATAAATACAGCGATTCGTGCAGATGCTATGGGGATTGGGTTTGCAATTCCTATTGATAAAGCTAAGGCCATCGCAACTCAATTGCAACGAGATGGTAAAGTTGCTCACCCCTATTTGGGCGTACAAATGGTGACATTGACACCCCAGTTAGCGCAACAAAATAACATTGATCCAAATTCCATGTTTGAGATTCCAGAAGTGCGCGGCGTTTTGGTGATGAGGGTTGTACCCGGTTCTCCTGCTGCTACTGCGGGTATCCGTCGCGGAGATGTCATTGTTAAAATTGATGATCAAGTAATTACAAGCGCCGATCAATTGCAAAGGGTAGTAGAAGATAGTCGTCTAGGTCAAACTTTCCAGCTAAAAGTGCAACGAGGTAATCAAACACAAATACTTTCAGTGCGTACTGCTGAGTTGAAAGATATTCAGTAG
- a CDS encoding metal-sensing transcriptional repressor → MNGSNRLIEESSSSSQKAEHTYHHYHDHNHEHTDHTAVEGESVHPHIHSEESLRRIVNRISRIEGHIRGIKTMIQQNTPCPDVLLQIAAVRGALDKVARIVLDEHLTECIGRAAQEGNIDVEIAQLKAALDRFLP, encoded by the coding sequence ATGAATGGATCAAACCGATTAATAGAAGAATCCTCATCTTCATCTCAGAAAGCAGAACACACATACCATCACTATCACGATCACAACCACGAACATACAGATCATACTGCGGTGGAAGGCGAATCCGTTCATCCTCATATACATAGTGAAGAATCTTTACGGCGTATTGTTAACCGAATTTCACGAATAGAAGGACATATTCGCGGTATAAAAACAATGATACAACAAAATACTCCTTGTCCTGATGTTTTATTACAAATTGCCGCTGTTAGAGGTGCATTAGATAAAGTAGCACGGATTGTTTTAGATGAACATTTAACCGAGTGTATAGGTAGAGCAGCACAAGAAGGTAATATAGATGTAGAAATAGCCCAACTTAAAGCTGCTTTAGACAGGTTTTTACCTTAG
- a CDS encoding helix-turn-helix domain-containing protein — translation MFYLRKMPPFEVLGLHFGIWKTEAKDTFHYWLEILRDVFPPSLREQLEKHDSNYIMATQNKMQETKSFPPRVFLLNRSLDL, via the coding sequence TTGTTCTATTTGAGGAAGATGCCACCATTTGAGGTTTTAGGTTTGCATTTCGGTATATGGAAAACGGAAGCAAAGGACACATTTCATTACTGGCTAGAGATATTACGAGATGTTTTCCCTCCTAGTCTCCGTGAACAGCTAGAAAAACATGATAGCAATTATATCATGGCGACTCAGAACAAAATGCAGGAAACAAAGAGTTTTCCACCAAGGGTATTTTTGTTGAACAGGTCATTAGACTTGTAA
- a CDS encoding DUF4079 domain-containing protein, with protein MSLELSPAVKYGLNFFHPAIMWILLALSLYAAYLGLQIQRTRNAQGEEKKQLIKGKYTIKHHQIGSILLALMVAGSIGGMAVTYINNGKLFVGPHLLAGLGMTGLIALSASLSPFMQKGANWARATHILLNFSILGLFIWQAFSGVEIIIRILTKE; from the coding sequence ATGAGCCTTGAACTTTCTCCAGCAGTGAAATACGGGTTGAACTTCTTTCACCCAGCAATCATGTGGATATTATTAGCATTATCCTTGTATGCAGCTTACTTAGGCTTACAAATACAGCGTACCAGAAATGCTCAAGGTGAAGAGAAAAAACAATTGATTAAAGGCAAATATACAATTAAACACCACCAAATTGGGTCGATTCTCTTAGCTTTGATGGTAGCGGGTTCAATTGGAGGTATGGCTGTTACTTACATCAATAACGGCAAATTATTTGTTGGACCCCACCTGTTAGCAGGCTTAGGGATGACAGGTTTGATAGCACTTTCCGCGTCTCTATCGCCCTTTATGCAAAAAGGAGCAAATTGGGCGCGGGCGACTCATATATTGCTGAATTTCAGTATTTTAGGTCTGTTTATTTGGCAAGCGTTTTCTGGTGTAGAAATTATCATCAGAATTCTTACCAAAGAATAG
- a CDS encoding DUF1997 domain-containing protein, with product MVANNWECQSLERTESVLLVGSSVAVDETLSKKSHSGPSKFYSHHQDCMEMYAPIEKVAEYLNSHSSWFAHCAEPMTVQPLGDNGYGLVIGRFGAFGYEVEPKIGLELLDPQEGKYRIRTIPIQNYQAPGYHVDYNACMELVESLPEMTRVEWELDLMVELHFPSFIKRLPNSLIQSTGDRLLNQIVRQVSCRLTRKVQEDFHQSLGIPFLVNSKKKRH from the coding sequence ATGGTAGCAAATAACTGGGAATGTCAATCCTTGGAAAGAACAGAATCAGTTTTACTAGTGGGTTCAAGTGTCGCAGTAGATGAAACTCTATCGAAAAAGAGCCATTCGGGACCAAGTAAATTTTATAGTCATCATCAAGACTGCATGGAAATGTATGCCCCGATTGAAAAGGTGGCTGAATATCTTAATAGTCACTCTTCATGGTTTGCACACTGTGCTGAACCGATGACGGTACAACCTTTGGGTGATAATGGCTATGGGTTGGTAATTGGTCGGTTTGGTGCTTTTGGTTATGAAGTTGAACCAAAAATTGGTTTGGAACTGTTGGACCCACAGGAAGGTAAATACCGTATCCGTACAATTCCCATCCAAAACTATCAAGCTCCTGGTTATCATGTGGACTATAATGCATGCATGGAATTGGTAGAAAGTTTGCCTGAGATGACACGGGTAGAATGGGAATTAGATTTGATGGTTGAGCTTCATTTTCCTAGCTTTATTAAGCGTTTACCAAATTCTTTAATTCAATCTACAGGGGATCGATTACTTAATCAAATTGTCCGTCAAGTCTCCTGTCGCTTAACCCGCAAAGTCCAAGAAGATTTTCATCAGTCTCTCGGTATCCCCTTTCTGGTCAATTCTAAGAAAAAGCGTCATTAG
- a CDS encoding NAD(P)H-binding protein: MKIFVAGATGETGRRIVQELVARNIKVRALVRDSATAKAILSPEVELVIGDVLQAESLTAVLGDSTVVICATGAKPSFDPTAPYKVDFEGTKNLVEAARTKQVEHFILVSSLCVSQFFHPLNLFWLILVWKKQAEEYIEKSGLTYTIVRPGGLKNEDNSDAVVMEGADTLFDGSIPRQKVAQVCVESIFEPAARNKIVEIVAKPEATPKTFQELFQQIGNREQRKSY, encoded by the coding sequence ATGAAAATATTTGTAGCAGGTGCAACAGGTGAAACAGGTCGTCGCATAGTACAAGAGTTAGTAGCCAGAAATATCAAAGTCCGTGCCTTGGTCAGGGATTCAGCAACAGCCAAAGCTATTCTGTCTCCTGAAGTCGAGTTAGTTATAGGTGATGTATTACAAGCAGAAAGCCTGACTGCGGTTTTAGGTGATAGTACGGTAGTAATATGCGCTACTGGTGCAAAACCCAGTTTCGACCCCACAGCCCCCTATAAAGTAGATTTTGAAGGTACAAAAAATTTAGTAGAAGCAGCTAGAACCAAGCAAGTTGAACATTTTATCTTAGTTTCTTCTTTATGTGTTTCTCAGTTTTTTCATCCCCTAAACCTGTTTTGGTTAATTTTAGTGTGGAAAAAGCAAGCTGAGGAATACATCGAAAAAAGTGGACTCACCTATACAATTGTGCGACCTGGAGGGCTGAAAAATGAAGATAACTCTGATGCCGTAGTAATGGAGGGTGCTGATACTTTGTTTGATGGTAGCATCCCCCGGCAAAAAGTAGCTCAGGTTTGTGTAGAGTCTATCTTTGAACCTGCTGCACGCAATAAAATTGTGGAAATTGTCGCTAAACCTGAAGCTACGCCCAAAACCTTCCAGGAATTGTTTCAACAAATAGGGAATAGGGAACAGAGAAAAAGTTATTAA
- a CDS encoding glycoside hydrolase family protein: MTFKLKGVEKLIAPIASLLGFVYLLQWYIGDNLPLSYDPVFEQKQPPLVMTEGDPYIRALMRTISFSEANSKRPYSLLYGGQQVNDLSRHPQICVTIVVGPNTGNCSTAAGRYQIINTTWAEIAPRYHPNPSQVIFWSSYSFEREYQDIVVYRWLNDPKVWGTDLSKLLRQQQLNEVLRRLSPTWTSLGYGIETNSNTQVLPKIYQKVLAEELRAASQPKPANIK; this comes from the coding sequence ATGACTTTTAAACTCAAAGGTGTAGAAAAACTAATAGCCCCGATAGCCTCGCTTTTGGGGTTTGTCTATTTATTACAGTGGTATATTGGTGACAATTTGCCTTTATCTTATGACCCCGTTTTTGAGCAAAAACAACCTCCTTTAGTTATGACGGAAGGTGATCCTTATATTCGAGCCTTAATGCGGACTATTTCGTTCAGTGAGGCTAATAGTAAACGTCCTTATTCTCTATTATATGGTGGTCAACAAGTAAATGACCTGAGTCGTCATCCTCAGATATGTGTGACTATTGTCGTTGGACCAAATACAGGTAATTGTTCTACGGCTGCGGGTAGATATCAAATTATTAATACTACTTGGGCTGAAATTGCACCTCGCTATCATCCCAACCCGTCTCAGGTAATATTTTGGTCTAGTTACAGTTTTGAACGTGAGTATCAAGATATAGTTGTTTATCGTTGGTTGAATGATCCAAAAGTTTGGGGAACTGATCTTTCTAAACTGTTGCGTCAGCAGCAGTTAAATGAAGTTTTACGCCGACTTTCCCCTACTTGGACAAGTTTAGGGTATGGCATAGAAACTAATTCTAATACCCAAGTCTTACCTAAAATTTATCAAAAAGTATTGGCTGAAGAATTAAGAGCTGCTAGTCAACCTAAACCGGCAAATATTAAATAA
- the menH gene encoding 2-succinyl-6-hydroxy-2,4-cyclohexadiene-1-carboxylate synthase, giving the protein MNLEKYRFNYSLAGNLQKPLILFLHGFIGNIEEFDEAIRLLGEDFSYLILDLPGHGKTQVLGNDKYHQIECIAKGIIHLLEELKIEKCFLVGYSMGGRLALYLTLHLPEKFIKVILESASPGLATNIERLARIKSDSQIARKLTTITEKSDFRIFLNNWYNQPIFSKIKNHPKYQKMLESRLENKPLELAKSLQFMGTGYQPSLWENIKENKIPLLLLVGENDEKFININTVMSYRCKTAQLKIISQAGHNTHVENTLSFVQNLHHFISVGCGV; this is encoded by the coding sequence ATGAATTTAGAAAAATATAGATTCAACTATTCTTTAGCAGGTAATCTTCAGAAACCTTTAATTCTGTTTTTACACGGCTTCATAGGTAACATTGAAGAATTTGATGAAGCTATAAGATTACTAGGTGAAGATTTTTCCTATCTTATCCTTGACCTACCCGGACATGGTAAAACCCAAGTTTTAGGAAATGATAAATATCATCAAATCGAATGTATTGCCAAAGGCATAATCCATTTATTAGAAGAATTAAAAATAGAAAAATGCTTTTTAGTGGGTTATTCCATGGGAGGAAGATTAGCCTTATATTTAACCCTACATTTACCTGAAAAATTTATCAAAGTTATTTTAGAATCAGCTTCTCCAGGTTTAGCGACAAACATAGAAAGATTAGCCAGAATTAAAAGTGATAGTCAAATTGCCAGGAAATTAACGACAATTACGGAAAAAAGTGATTTTCGGATTTTCCTAAACAATTGGTATAATCAGCCTATATTTAGTAAGATCAAAAATCATCCCAAATATCAAAAAATGCTAGAAAGTAGGTTAGAAAATAAACCTTTAGAATTAGCAAAATCATTACAATTTATGGGTACAGGATACCAGCCTTCCTTGTGGGAAAATATTAAAGAAAATAAAATACCTTTGCTTTTATTAGTTGGAGAAAATGACGAAAAATTTATCAACATTAATACAGTGATGTCCTACAGATGTAAAACTGCCCAACTAAAAATCATTAGTCAAGCTGGACATAATACACACGTGGAAAATACATTGTCATTTGTCCAGAATCTGCATCACTTTATTAGTGTAGGATGTGGAGTGTGA
- a CDS encoding transposase family protein: MRKILPVSQVEEAKKDEQKYQELWEELSQYELLIDSAEKAIERLGNSQEQRKYYSCNKKIHTLENKFRVLPGGEDIVDIYIGELANISNITLFRNNHRNLHVKPRFLGDKAYIGEEFITRPYNKPKKAEISEIQKEENKKILSRRIGVEHLIYRVETFRVASDRFPLAGHCYNPVIMGVCGLVRLDLNYSFILSHDQDLGNWHRRWVKYSTSLLNKSDTESFINP, encoded by the coding sequence TTGAGGAAAATTTTACCTGTCTCCCAAGTAGAAGAAGCAAAAAAAGATGAGCAAAAATATCAAGAGTTATGGGAAGAACTGAGTCAGTATGAATTACTAATAGATAGTGCAGAAAAAGCTATAGAAAGACTAGGTAACTCCCAAGAGCAGAGAAAATATTATTCATGCAATAAGAAAATACACACTCTGGAAAATAAATTTAGAGTATTGCCAGGAGGTGAAGATATAGTTGATATTTATATTGGAGAATTAGCTAATATAAGCAATATTACACTATTTAGAAATAATCACCGAAACCTACATGTCAAACCAAGATTCTTGGGAGACAAAGCTTATATAGGAGAAGAATTTATTACCAGACCTTATAATAAGCCCAAAAAGGCTGAAATTTCAGAGATTCAAAAAGAAGAAAATAAGAAAATATTATCAAGAAGAATTGGTGTTGAACATCTCATATATAGAGTCGAAACTTTTCGAGTAGCTAGTGATAGATTTCCTTTAGCTGGACATTGTTATAATCCGGTGATAATGGGAGTATGTGGATTAGTTAGGTTAGATCTAAATTATTCATTTATACTAAGTCATGATCAGGACTTAGGTAACTGGCACAGGCGATGGGTGAAATATAGTACATCGCTATTAAATAAATCGGATACCGAAAGCTTTATCAACCCATAA
- a CDS encoding GTP-binding protein: protein MSQPNSVRNLQETHLNRARASLTQAISWYSYLRKSGQLSSKPELAGLVKPEIETLIATLNKLDSNVVRIAAFGLVSRGKSAVLNSLLGEKILQTGPLNGVTQWPRSVRWKPGGKVLVELIDTPGLDEIEGESRAQMARDVARQADLILFVVSGDITRTEYQGLLELRKAQKPLILVFNKVDLYPEIDRKAIYKNLQQLGAGNLHNKPLLPDEIVMIAAEPAPIEVRIEYPDGNLSYEWETPPPQVDELKQTILNILNREGRSLLALNALIQARDAEATIAEKTIDSRQQEAEDIIWKFTKYKALAVGLNPVPVLDIIGGAITDLALIRSLAKLYGLPMTGYEATNLLKSILFSSGGLLLGEIGSNLMLGLGNTTGGIVPGDNPLNITVSGLFAKLTGGIAQASIAGYGSYIIGKAAQVYLEKGCTWGQLGANTVIQEILSQVDKNTILYRLREEFRGKIGDV from the coding sequence TTGTCTCAGCCTAACTCAGTCCGTAATCTGCAAGAAACTCATTTAAACCGCGCCCGTGCTAGTCTCACACAAGCGATATCTTGGTATAGTTATCTCCGCAAGTCAGGACAGTTATCATCAAAACCAGAACTGGCAGGTTTGGTAAAACCAGAAATAGAAACCTTAATAGCTACACTCAACAAGCTAGATTCTAATGTGGTGAGAATAGCTGCTTTTGGTTTGGTGAGTCGGGGAAAATCTGCGGTTTTGAATTCTTTATTAGGGGAAAAAATTCTCCAAACTGGACCTCTCAATGGTGTAACTCAATGGCCTCGTTCTGTGCGTTGGAAACCAGGAGGAAAGGTGCTAGTAGAATTAATTGATACTCCTGGTTTGGATGAAATTGAGGGTGAATCACGGGCGCAAATGGCGCGAGATGTTGCACGTCAAGCAGATTTAATTTTGTTTGTGGTGTCTGGAGATATCACCCGGACTGAGTATCAAGGGTTGCTAGAATTACGAAAAGCCCAAAAACCCTTAATTTTGGTGTTTAATAAAGTTGATTTGTACCCAGAAATAGATAGGAAAGCTATTTATAAAAATTTACAACAATTGGGAGCAGGAAATCTGCACAATAAACCGTTATTACCTGATGAAATTGTGATGATAGCGGCTGAACCTGCACCAATCGAAGTAAGGATAGAATACCCGGATGGGAATTTAAGTTATGAGTGGGAAACACCACCACCCCAGGTAGATGAACTCAAGCAAACTATTCTGAATATACTAAATCGAGAAGGGCGATCATTATTGGCTTTAAATGCACTGATTCAAGCGCGAGATGCAGAAGCCACTATAGCTGAAAAAACCATTGATTCCCGTCAACAAGAAGCTGAAGATATCATTTGGAAGTTTACTAAATATAAAGCCCTTGCTGTCGGTTTAAATCCCGTTCCTGTTTTAGATATTATTGGTGGAGCAATTACCGATTTAGCGTTAATTCGTTCTTTGGCTAAATTGTATGGTTTACCAATGACTGGTTATGAAGCTACTAACTTACTAAAAAGTATTTTATTCAGTTCTGGTGGTTTGCTGCTGGGAGAAATAGGTAGTAATTTAATGTTAGGTTTAGGTAATACTACAGGTGGGATCGTACCTGGTGATAATCCCCTTAATATTACAGTCAGTGGTTTGTTTGCAAAGCTCACCGGAGGTATTGCTCAAGCTAGTATTGCTGGTTATGGTTCTTATATCATCGGTAAAGCCGCACAGGTATATCTAGAAAAAGGCTGTACCTGGGGACAATTAGGTGCTAATACCGTTATCCAAGAGATTTTGTCTCAAGTTGATAAAAATACAATTCTATATCGGTTACGGGAAGAATTCAGGGGTAAAATAGGGGATGTTTGA
- a CDS encoding Calvin cycle protein CP12, translated as MTSLDGVSAIKYYKNRSKTIEQTILEAVVEARATCEESGMNSANCAVAWHIVEELQAEKAHQKQAQHRQTPLESYCEIYPDALECLIYDL; from the coding sequence ATGACAAGTTTAGATGGAGTTTCTGCTATTAAATACTATAAAAATAGATCTAAAACCATTGAACAAACAATTCTCGAAGCAGTTGTGGAAGCTCGTGCTACCTGTGAAGAAAGCGGCATGAACTCAGCGAATTGTGCAGTAGCTTGGCATATTGTAGAAGAATTACAAGCAGAAAAAGCACATCAGAAACAGGCACAACATCGGCAAACACCCTTAGAAAGTTACTGCGAGATATATCCAGATGCTTTGGAGTGCTTAATCTACGACTTATGA